The following proteins are co-located in the Oncorhynchus gorbuscha isolate QuinsamMale2020 ecotype Even-year linkage group LG22, OgorEven_v1.0, whole genome shotgun sequence genome:
- the LOC124009755 gene encoding B-cell lymphoma/leukemia 10-like, producing MDVPHLTEDEMADIKKEVLTRLRPYLCDKIRVDRHFDYLRSRKILTRDDTEEISCRSTQSKRTGMLLDYLAENPRGLDALVESIQQARTLNFIITKITDEVQKVKNERIEALRAGASSSSTGFLPTQDTSRAAKDLSRTLSYETNLASTMPYNGEGSPSTSDPLRSLNLPAASSQGKEVSSSMGGDSMVASSSQASSKLPRPGDPGAPHLPQEALSNMDAGPHRSTAISGGDANFQPLRSRSIPPTSTSYRDLSPRPPPKSY from the exons ATGGATGTTCCTCACCTGACAGAAGATGAAATGGCAGATATTAAAAAGGAG GTCCTAACGAGGCTGCGACCGTACCTCTGTGACAAGATCCGGGTCGACCGCCATTTTGACTACCTGCGCTCGCGCAAGATCCTTACGCGGGACGACACAGAGGAGATCAGCTGCAGGAGCACGCAGAGTAAACGGACAGGCATGCTGCTGGACTACCTGGCTGAGAACCCTCGGGGGCTGGACGCCCTGGTCGAGTCCATCCAGCAAGCACGTACCCTCAACTTCATCATCACCAAGATCACTGATGAGGTGCAGAAAGTGAAGAATGAGAGGATAGAGGCTCTCAGAG CAGGGGCATCCAGTTCCTCCACGGGCTTCCTGCCAACCCAGGACACATCCAGGGCCGCTAAAGACCTGTCCAGGACGCTGTCATATGAGACCAACCTGGCATCCACCATGCCGTACAACGGAGAAGGGAGCCCATCCACCTCTGACCCCCTAAGATCCCTCAACCTGCCCGCTGCCTCCAGCCAAGGGAAGGAGGTGTCATCATCCATGGGAGGAGATAGCATGGTTGCGTCTTCATCCCAGGCCTCATCCAAACTGCCCAGGCCTGGAGACCCAGGAGCTCCCCACCTGCCACAGGAGGCCTTATCTAACATGGATGCTGGACCACACAGGAGCACAGCGATCAGCGGAGGGGACGCCAACTTCCAGCCCCTGAGGTCACGCTCCATCCCCCCCACTTCCACATCATACAGGGACCTCTCGCCTCGGCCCCCACCGAAATCTTACTGA